The stretch of DNA CCAGAGCGAAGGAGACATCTTCATCCGCCAGCGAGAAGAACTGATTCGACAGAATGTCCCCGCCGACTACTTCCTGCGCCGCCTGGATGTGGGCTTCAACGACAGCCGCTACAACGGCCTGACCAGTGAACTGCGGCGGATCTTCGATCAGGGCGTGGTCATGGCCAATTATTTCGGTCATGGCGGCGGAGCCGTGTGGTACGACTTCAACCTGCTGCGCAGCGAGGATGTGATCACATTCGACAACGCGGCGACCCTGCCACTGGTGACCAACACCACCTGCCACATCGCCTCCATCGAACTGGAAGACGCTCTCGGCAAGGCCTTGCTCAACAGTGGCCCGATGGGGGCGATCGGCGTCCTGGGCTCCTCGGGACTGAGTTTCTTCCAGGCCAGCATGGAGCTGCTCAAGCTGTACTACGACTACCAGTTGAGCAATCCCGACTACGAGGTCAGCCGCGCATTGCGCCTGGCCGAAGACCAGTTCAGAATTGACCGCCTCTACAACAGCAGCGATTCGCTGAATGCCGAGATCGCCCAGACCGTGATCACGCTGACCCAGTATCTTGGCGACCCGGCCCAGATGCTGCGACTGCCCCGAACGCTGGATGTCAGCCTGCAGGGCGGAGCCAGCATCCAGGCGGGCGAGACGCTTGCCTTCTCGGGAGTCAGCGATCTGCCCGACCAGCCCGGGCGGCTGGAGTTCTATTCCGCCACCGACCACCCCCAGCTGACGGGGCAGGATTTCGTGGAGGGAGTCGTGCATCACGACTTCAGCACGGATGCCGCGGGCAACTGGCAACTGCAGGTGCCCGCGCCGGGCGATCTGTATCAATCGGGGCTCTGGGGCAGCGCACGCCTGTTGGTGGGGAATGATCGGACCCGGCATGCGGGCGTGCGCTTCTTCTATGCCGACAGCCTGCAGCAGGTCTGGCTGAGTGATGCACTCCTCGAGCCCGAGTTTCCCCACGAGGGTGAGCCGATCGCACTCTGGATCACAGCAGCATCGCCCGACCCCATCGACAGCCTGATCGCTGAGGTGCGCAGCTGGGCACCCGGGGGCGACTCCAGTGATGTGAGCCGACGGATGTTGCCTCAGGATGGTGCGCCCACACGTTTTGCCAGCCAGCAGGACATCGGGCCCTTCGAGAATGGCACCCGGTTGCGTGTGCTGTATGTGGTACACAGCGCAGGCGAGAGCGTCACATCCAATCCCACCTTCTTCGAGGTGGCGCCCCGGCTGGCGCTGGTGTCCAGCGACTGGCTCGGCTATGGCGAAGACCTGGGAGGAAAGGCCCGCCTGCGCCTCAACAACCGGGGGCGTGGTGCCGCCGACTCGCTGCGCATCGAACTGCGTGATGCACAGGGCGACGCGCTACAGAGTTGGTGGGTCCCGGGGCTGGCTGCTGGCGAGAGCCGGGACGAAGACCTGGCCCTGGATCACGGCCTGCTGGGCGCAAGGTTGAATCTGGTGGTGGATCCCGAAGGCCTGGTGAGCGACAGCGATCTTGCCCAGTCCTGGGAGCTGCTGGCCGACCCGCTGTTCGTTTTTGACCACGGGCCGGACGTGGCCGTTGTGCGGGAAGTTGCCCCCGGTCTGGTGCTGCAGTTCGCCCACGAGCCCGCACCCGGCTGCACCGAAATAAGTTTGGCACACAAGGCGGGTCTGACTTCGTCCACCGGTCCCCAGCCGGACCTGGTCGAGGCCACTCCCTTGCTGGCTTTCCGCAGACTGGGCCAGGGAAGCCTGCCCACCTGGAATCTGGAGTACAGCGTGTCTGGCTCCGATACGCTGGGTGCCCGCGAACTCAATGCGTTCGTCCTCGACCCACTGACCGGCGTGGCCGTGCGCGAAGGAGCTGGCAACCTGACCGTGAGCTCGCTGAGCGGTGGACTGCGCATCGGTTTTGCGGCTGCGGGTGCCGGAGCCATTCTGGGCCGGCTGAGCGATGGCGAGCCGCCAATTGCCGAAGTGTCCGTGCAGGATCAGCTCTTCGCCGACGGAGACCATGTGCCGGCCCAGCCCGTGTTCGGGTGGCTGATTTCCGATCGCAACGGCATCGCCTCCGCCAGCCTGACACTGAGTCTGGATCAGGTGGAGCTGGACAGCGATGCGATCACACTGCAATCCACCGGAGACAACGGCGGCTTGCTGGTGCAGGTCTCACCCGATTTCAGGGATCAGCCCGCGTCCTCGCACCAGTTCGTGCTGGAAGTGGCTGACGCCGCGGGCAATCTGCTGCAGAAGACCACCAGTTTCCGGGTGGCCGGAGATTTCGGGCTGGCCTATCTGGGCAACTATCCCAACCCCTTCGACCGTGATACCCGCTTCATCTACAGTCTGAGTGGTGTCGCCGATGCGGTGGAAGTACGCATCTACACCGTTTCCGGCCGCAAGGTGCGCACCCTGCGTCGCGGCGGCCCGGTGATCAACTACGACGAAATCTTCTGGGACGGTCGGGACGAAGAGGGCGACCTGGTGGCCAATGGCGTCTACTTCTATCGTTTCATCGCCCGGGGAGATCAGGGAGAAATCAGTCGCCTGGGCAAGATGGCCCGAATCAAGCGCTGAACAAACGGCAACCGACCAGCATCCGTTCCTTTTCTTGCAACACGAACTGGAGGACGGTCATGAGACACGGAACCATTCTTTTCCTGGCCCTGCTGGCACTTGGCAGTGCCATGGGCCAGCCGGCCAATTCCGCGCTGAACGAGGCCGTGCGCGCGGCCGAGACCGCATTCGCCCGGACCATGACAGAGCGCGACCTCGAGGGCTTCGCGAGTTTCCTGTCCGAGGAAGCTGTCTTCGTGGGAAACAGCAGCCTGCGTGGACGGAAAGCGATTGCAGAAGGCTGGTCCGTTTTCTTCACCGAGCCGGAGGCCCCGTTCAGTTGGCATCCCGAGCTGGTGGAAGTGCTGGAATCGGGCAACCTGGCATTGAGCAGCGGTCCCGTGCTGGACCCCGGGGGCAAGCGAGTTGGCGTGTTCAACTCCATCTGGCGACTCGAAAGCGATGGTGAGTGGCGCGTGATCTTTGACAAGGGCTGCCCGGTCTGCGAGGACGAGCCTGATTCCGGACTGGATTCGAATCCCGACGGCGAGGAATGAGAATCCGCTGGCTTCCGTCCAGGCCCGATGCAGGCGGAAACCAACGCAAACAAAGCCATACAGTGCCATATTGGCCCGCCACTGCCCTTGAGGGGTAAAGCAGGGCCATACGGGCGTCGATAGTCTTCGGACCCGGCCAGCCGGCGACGCCAGCCAGAACGAGAATCCAGACAGACCCAGTTCGGACGGACCCCGGCCGATGCATCAGGCCCGACTCAGCTCCCGCTCCTCCTGCCACCGCATCCTGCTAAGCGGTTTGCTGCTTTGCGCGACGGCTTTTCCGGCAAGAGCGGGCAAGTATGCCGGGGAGTTTCTCGAGCTGGGCGTGGGTGCCCGGGGCCTGGGCATGGGCCAGGCCATGACCGCCGTGACGGACGACGCCTATTCCTTCTACTGGAATCCCGCCGGCCTGGCGCTGGTGAACCGACGCTCTGTCTCCGGCATGGCGGCCAGCAGCTTTGGAGAACTGAGTGACCCACTGGCCAGCACCATGCAGGTCGGTTTCACAATGCCGGTGGGCCTGGCCAATCTGGCGCTGAATTATCTGCGCTTCTCGGTGACCGACATTCCGCGATATCCGTCCTACCCCGATGCCGCCTACAGCTTCGCCGAACGGCGGCGCCTGATCGAAGAGAACGGCGGAGAACCGCTGGGCAGTTTCGAGGATGTGGAACAGGCTCTGTTCTTCAGCT from Candidatus Delongbacteria bacterium encodes:
- a CDS encoding nuclear transport factor 2 family protein, giving the protein MRHGTILFLALLALGSAMGQPANSALNEAVRAAETAFARTMTERDLEGFASFLSEEAVFVGNSSLRGRKAIAEGWSVFFTEPEAPFSWHPELVEVLESGNLALSSGPVLDPGGKRVGVFNSIWRLESDGEWRVIFDKGCPVCEDEPDSGLDSNPDGEE